A window of Vigna unguiculata cultivar IT97K-499-35 chromosome 4, ASM411807v1, whole genome shotgun sequence contains these coding sequences:
- the LOC114180289 gene encoding AAA-ATPase ASD, mitochondrial-like — translation MPNNTYQTWTQTGSFMASIMFIYAMFMRLVPSTLQTRVRRYTNKFTTFLYPYIRITFHEFTGERLIKSEAYAAIQTYLSEHSSQSATRLKGEVVKVKDTYNPVVLSIDENEEIVEEFQGVKLWWGSYKITPKTHSFSVFRSSDEKRFYKLTFHKRHRGLITETYLRHVLEEAKAIETKNRKLKLYTNSSTRWSHVGFEHPATFETLAMNPKEKEGIMNDLVKFKSGKSYYAKIGKAWKRGYLLYGPPGTGKSTMIAAMANFMNYDVYDLELTAVKDNSDLRRLLINTSSKSIIVIEDIDCSLDLTGQRKKKKKKEKVEGRERKSSDEDDDDDDEERGSKVTLSGLLNVVDGIWSACGGERIMVFTTNFVEKLDAALIRRGRMDKHIELSYCCYEAFKVLAKNYLDVESHHLFPRIGKLLEETKITPADVAENLMPKSVDEEVDT, via the coding sequence atgccaaacaacaCATACCAAACGTGGACACAAACAGGGTCATTCATGGCCTCAATCATGTTCATCTACGCCATGTTCATGCGCTTGGTTCCTTCAACTCTTCAAACCCGTGTTCGAAGGTACACCAACAAATTCACCACCTTCCTCTACCCTTACATCAGAATCACCTTCCACGAATTCACAGGCGAACGCCTCATCAAAAGCGAGGCCTACGCTGCAATCCAAACCTACCTCAGCGAACACTCTTCGCAAAGCGCCACAAGGCTCAAAGGAGAAGTCGTCAAAGTGAAAGACACATACAACCCTGTTGTTCTTAGCATAGACGAGAACGAAGAGATCGTAGAAGAGTTCCAAGGGGTGAAGTTATGGTGGGGTTCGTACAAAATCACCCCCAAAACTCACTCCTTTTCTGTGTTTCGTTCTTCGGACGAAAAAAGGTTCTACAAACTCACCTTTCACAAACGCCACAGAGGCCTCATCACCGAGACTTACCTCAGACATGTTTTGGAAGAAGCGAAGGCCATTGAGACGAAGAACAGGAAGCTGAAGCTTTACACGAACAGCAGCACGAGGTGGAGCCATGTGGGTTTTGAGCACCCGGCAACTTTTGAGACTCTTGCTATGAATCCAAAGGAGAAGGAGGGTATCATGAATGATCTTGTGAAGTTCAAGAGTGGGAAGAGTTATTATGCTAAGATTGGGAAGGCTTGGAAAAGAGGGTATCTTCTGTATGGTCCTCCAGGCACAGGGAAATCTACCATGATAGCTGCAATGGCTAATTTCATGAACTATGATGTGTATGATCTTGAACTCACAGCAGTGAAGGACAACTCAGATTTGAGGAGGCTCTTGATTAACACTTCAAGCAAGTCAATCATAGTGATTGAAGACATTGATTGTTCTCTTGATCTCACTGgtcagaggaagaagaagaagaagaaggagaaagttGAGGGTAGGGAAAGAAAAAGTagtgatgaagatgatgatgatgatgatgaagagaGGGGAAGTAAGGTAACACTTTCTGGACTGTTGAATGTTGTAGATGGGATTTGGTCAGCTTGTGGAGGAGAGAGGATCATGGTTTTCACAACAAACTTTGTGGAGAAACTTGATGCTGCTTTGATCAGAAGAGGGAGAATGGATAAACACATAGAACTTTCATATTGTTGCTATGAGGCATTCAAGGTGCTTGCGAAGAACTACTTGGATGTTGAGTCTCACCATTTGTTTCCTAGAATTGGGAAGCTGTTGGAAGAGACCAAGATTACTCCTGCTGATGTTGCTGAGAATCTGATGCCAAAATCAGTTGATGAAGAAGTTGACACTTGA